From Nocardia sp. NBC_00416:
GCGTCCACGATGCTGTTGTGGTCGAAGGCCAGGGTGGGCGGGTCGTCGAAGGACACCCACCGCGCCGGACTCTCGTGCGGTCCGGTCACCGCCCACATGACGATCGACAGCGTGGGCCCGCGGGGGTCGCGGTTCGGTTCGTCGAAGGTCACCAGCTGGCCTACCGGCCCGATGGCCGCGGCCGGTACGCCGAGTTTCGTGTGTACCGCACGGCGGGCCGCCTCGGCGAGCCGCTCCCCGCGTCCCAGTAGCACACCGGGTAGCGCGAGCTGTCCGGTGAAAGGCTCATGAGGGCGTGCCGCGATCCCGAACGTGACCGCCGCGTCGTCGGGACCGAACCGCAACGCCACCACGTCCATCGATACCGCCGATTGCTCCACAGGATCCATACTGCCGCATTCGCGGGCGCATCCGGAGCTGCGGGTATCGTCTTCTCTAAATGAGAGAACCTTGTTCGCGTAGGCGACGGGGAGGAGTGCGTGGAGATGAACTCATCGGGTCCGGGCGGCAGAGTGGCCGTGGTGGCGGGCGGCGCGACCGGATTGGGGGCGGCCACCGCGCTCCGGCTCGGCGCCCAGGGCTACCGGGTGGTGGTGGGAGATCTGCGCGAGTCGGAGGCCGCGGCGACAGTGGAGACCATCACGGCCGCCGGCGGTACGGCTGTCGCCGCCGGGTTCGACCTCGCCGACCCCGAATCCGTCGGCGCGCTGTTCCGGTCGGCGACCGACCGCTTCGGCGGAGTGGACGCGTTGTTCAATGTCGGCGCTGATATGCGCACCCTGCGGTACGACACCGATATCGTCGATATCGACCTCGAGATCTGGGATCGGGTGATGGCGGTGAGCGTGCGCGGCTACCTCACCACCATGAAGAACGCCATCCCGCTGATGGTGGCGCGGGGCGGCGGCGCCATCGTGAACATGTCGTCCGCGGCGGCGTTCCAGGGCGAACCCACGCGACCCGCCTACGCGACCAGCAAGGCCGGTATCGGCGCGCTGACCCGGCATGTGGCGACCCGATGGGGTAGGGAGGGAATCCGCTGCAATGCCGTGGCGCCCGGGTTCACCGCCACCGAGACGATCCGTTCCGCGCCCCAGTGGCCGGATCTGGAGAAGGCCGCGTTGGCGCGGATGCACAGTCCCCGAGTCGGCGAACCGGCGGATGTCGCTGCGCTGGTGGCCTTCCTCCTCTCCGCGGAGGGCGCCTGGATCAACGGGCAGATCATCAATATCGACGGCGGTACGATCCTGCGTTGATCAGCGGCGGCCCGCTGCACCGCGAGCGGACGGACCGGCCACTGGCGGCCCGCCGCGGCCCGACCTCCGATCCGGTCGCGACGGGCCGCGGTGGAGGTCGTTCAGTACTGGGCCGCACCCAGATCTACAGAGATACTGCTCGCGGTGACGAACCGGGACTCTTCGCTCGCCAGCCAGCACACCGCGTCGGAGATGTCCTCCGGCTGCGCGATCCCTTCCGGCAGCAGCGGTGTGTTCATCCGGCCCAGCAGTTCGTTGGTTTCGGCCGCGCGAGTGAGCGCGCCGACCATGTCCCCGGAACCCATCGGTGTGGCGACCGGGCCGGGCGCGACACTGTTGACCCGGATGGAGTGCTTGCCGAGTTCGGCCGCCAGCGCTCGGGCCATTCCGGTCACGGCGTGCTTACTGGCGGTGTAGTGCACCATGAACGGCTGCATCGCGACGCCCGACGCGGAACTGATCAGGATGATCGAACCGCCCCGGCCGCCCTCGATGATGCGGTGCGCCCCGGCGGTGACGGTGTTCCAGGTGCCGGTGACATTGATGTCGAGGACCGCCCCGAACGATTCCGGGGTGATGGTGTCCCACGGTTCGGGGATGCAGATCCCGGCATTGGCGACGATCACGTCGAGCCGCCCGAAGGCGGCCACTCCGTCGTCGACGGCGGCCCGCAGGGCGGCCGCGTCCCGCGTGTCGGCCACCGAGGCGATGATCTTGCGTCCGGTGCCCTCGACCAGTCGGACGGTGTCATCGAGATCTGCCGGGGTCGCTGCGTCGTAGGGGACCGCGGGCGGAAGCGGGCCGCACAGGTCCACCGCGATGATGTCGGCGCCCTCCGCCGCCAGCCGTACCGCGTGCGCCCGCCCCTGACCGCGCGCTGCGCCGGTGACGAAAGCTACTTTGCCGGATAGTCGACCACTCACTTGCCGTTCTCCTGTCATTGCGGACACGTCCGACCATTGTGTGCCCACCGACGCCCCGGCCGCACGGACCGTCGATCCGCGGGGCCGTGAGCTGCGAGTTCCAGCCCTGCTCGCTGCCGGAATGCGCGAGTCGCCAGCGCGTTCGGCTACTCGGACAATGCTTTGAGCGCGAGTTCGGCCAGTTCCGGGCGGCAGATCAGGAGATCGGGGAGATAGGGGTCGGGCCGGTTGTAGCGCAACGGGCTCCCGTCGAGACGGGAGACGTGCAGCCCGGCCGCGGCCGCTACCGCGACCGGCGCGCAGGAGTCCCATTCGTACTGGCCGCCCGAATGGGCGTAGATATCGGCGATTCCCCGGACGACGGCCATCGCCTTGGCGCCGGCCGACCCCATCGGCACCTCGGTCGCCGACAGTCGGGCCACCAGCCGCCGGACCGCGAAAGAGGGGCGGCTGCGCGACAGCGCGACCCGCACGGTGCCGGGCGGTGGCGGTGGCGGGAGGACGGGCGGTCTGCCGGTGTGCAGGACCAGCCCTTGTGCGGGTAGGGCAACCGCGCCCACCGCTGCCTCGCCGTCCACCGCGAGTGCTACATGGACCGCCCAATCCACGCGGCCCGGCTCACCGTATTCGCGGGTGCCGTCGAGCGGATCGACGATCCACACCCGGGACCGCCGGGTGCGGGCGCCGTCGTCGGGAGACTCCTCCGAGAGCACAGCGTCCGCGGGGCGCTCCCGGGCGAGTCGTTCGAGCAGGAAACTGTTGGACCGCCGGTCACCGACGCTGCCGCCGAGTTCCCGGATTTCCAGGAGCAGTTCTCCGGCCTCTTCGGCCAATGTCGCGGCGAGTGTGTGGTCGTCCATGGGGATCCTTCCTGGCGAGCGATGCTGCCCAGATCCATATACCACG
This genomic window contains:
- a CDS encoding mycofactocin-coupled SDR family oxidoreductase, whose product is MSGRLSGKVAFVTGAARGQGRAHAVRLAAEGADIIAVDLCGPLPPAVPYDAATPADLDDTVRLVEGTGRKIIASVADTRDAAALRAAVDDGVAAFGRLDVIVANAGICIPEPWDTITPESFGAVLDINVTGTWNTVTAGAHRIIEGGRGGSIILISSASGVAMQPFMVHYTASKHAVTGMARALAAELGKHSIRVNSVAPGPVATPMGSGDMVGALTRAAETNELLGRMNTPLLPEGIAQPEDISDAVCWLASEESRFVTASSISVDLGAAQY
- a CDS encoding NUDIX domain-containing protein translates to MEQSAVSMDVVALRFGPDDAAVTFGIAARPHEPFTGQLALPGVLLGRGERLAEAARRAVHTKLGVPAAAIGPVGQLVTFDEPNRDPRGPTLSIVMWAVTGPHESPARWVSFDDPPTLAFDHNSIVDAARGLLAGLLWKDPPLTRALLGDQFPATRAVDLTTSLLGTRPDAANLNRTLAGISGLEKTDERRRTKPTGRPAAVWAFTGDR
- a CDS encoding 3'(2'),5'-bisphosphate nucleotidase CysQ, with the translated sequence MDDHTLAATLAEEAGELLLEIRELGGSVGDRRSNSFLLERLARERPADAVLSEESPDDGARTRRSRVWIVDPLDGTREYGEPGRVDWAVHVALAVDGEAAVGAVALPAQGLVLHTGRPPVLPPPPPPGTVRVALSRSRPSFAVRRLVARLSATEVPMGSAGAKAMAVVRGIADIYAHSGGQYEWDSCAPVAVAAAAGLHVSRLDGSPLRYNRPDPYLPDLLICRPELAELALKALSE
- a CDS encoding SDR family NAD(P)-dependent oxidoreductase — protein: MNSSGPGGRVAVVAGGATGLGAATALRLGAQGYRVVVGDLRESEAAATVETITAAGGTAVAAGFDLADPESVGALFRSATDRFGGVDALFNVGADMRTLRYDTDIVDIDLEIWDRVMAVSVRGYLTTMKNAIPLMVARGGGAIVNMSSAAAFQGEPTRPAYATSKAGIGALTRHVATRWGREGIRCNAVAPGFTATETIRSAPQWPDLEKAALARMHSPRVGEPADVAALVAFLLSAEGAWINGQIINIDGGTILR